A region of the Brachyspira sp. SAP_772 genome:
TAAAAAAAGCACACCCACCCAAATTTTATTTAACTTTGTAGCTTAATTAACGCACGGTAAGCTAAATTTAATATATAATTAAACTTAACATTCAAAATAAATTTATGTTTTTAATTTTGCTTAACGTGCGGTAAGTTCTTTTATTAAAATAATAAAGTAATAAATACARAAAAGAGCAGAGATAAATATATTTTATCAATGCTCTTTTATATTAATCATGATTTTTAATTATTGCTCTTTAGAGGCATAAGTAAATTTATGCATAGATAAAGCATCATAATAAACATCTTTTAATTTAGGATTAACAAGCAAAGGTTCAGTRTAAAAATACATAGGTATTATAGCAAAACTATTTACTAAYAATTCTTCAGCCTTATGCATAGCTTCCATTCTCACTTTCTGATCTCCAGTAGTAAGTGCTGTTTGTATATAAGCATCATATTGAGCGTTACTATATGAGCTATAATTATTTGGAGAGTAGCTTGTGTATAATGATAAGAAATTTATAGGGTCATTAAAGTCTCCAAACCAACCTCCGCGGCACATAGTTAAGTTTTTATCATATCTAGTYTGTAAAAATACAGCCCATTCTTCCTGTACTATTTTTGTATCTATTCCTAAATTTTCTTTCCACATCTGCTGYACWGCTTCAAATATAGATATATGAAAACCAGGGTCWRCYTTAAACTCAAATACAGGGAAGCCTTCKCCATTAGGATATCCTGCTTCAGCCATTAATTTCTTAGCCTCTTCTACATTTTTYTTATATCCTTCTTGACTTATATCRAAATATCCGCCGCCATTTTCTCTAAAACTTCCMTCAGCATCATTTATACCATAAGGAACAAAAGCATCAGCAGGAGTCTCTCCGCCTTTAGTTACTTGTTCTACTATATAATTTCTGTCTATAGCAAGAGCCAATGCCTTACGAACTCTAATATCTTTTAATACTTCATTAGTAGTATTTAAACAATAAAAATATGAAGCAAGCATTGGTTTTATTTGTAATAAT
Encoded here:
- a CDS encoding peptide ABC transporter substrate-binding protein, with the protein product LLQIKPMLASYFYCLNTTNEVLKDIRVRKALALAIDRNYIVEQVTKGGETPADAFVPYGINDAXGSFRENGGGYFDISQEGYKKNVEEAKKLMAEAGYPNGEGFPVFEFKXDPGFHISIFEAVQQMWKENLGIDTKIVQEEWAVFLQTRYDKNLTMCRGGWFGDFNDPINFLSLYTSYSPNNYSSYSNAQYDAYIQTALTTGDQKVRMEAMHKAEELLVNSFAIIPMYFYTEPLLVNPKLKDVYYDALSMHKFTYASKEQ